From Ammoniphilus oxalaticus, the proteins below share one genomic window:
- a CDS encoding L,D-transpeptidase: MRWKLINLILLVITLFSFVNGSQATEDQVHIVVSKSKHTLEIMLNNHPVYSFEVATGATPEKTPEGVYSIIKKVKNPWYLPKDIPGGDPNNPLGSRWIGIDVPNTDGYKYGIHGTNNPESIGQSVSQGCVRMQNEDVEWLFRHIPIGTKVVIQP, from the coding sequence ATGAGATGGAAATTAATTAACCTTATCTTACTCGTAATTACTTTGTTTTCCTTTGTAAACGGCTCCCAAGCTACCGAAGATCAAGTCCACATTGTTGTTTCAAAATCTAAACATACATTAGAAATTATGCTGAATAATCATCCTGTCTACTCTTTTGAAGTCGCGACGGGAGCGACTCCAGAAAAAACGCCAGAGGGAGTTTATTCCATTATTAAAAAAGTAAAAAACCCCTGGTATCTTCCGAAAGATATTCCAGGGGGCGATCCAAACAACCCGCTCGGTTCGCGATGGATCGGGATCGATGTTCCAAATACAGATGGCTACAAATATGGGATCCATGGCACAAACAATCCCGAATCAATCGGTCAAAGTGTGAGTCAAGGATGCGTTAGGATGCAAAATGAGGACGTTGAATGGCTATTCCGACACATACCCATCGGCACAAAAGTGGTCATCCAGCCTTAA
- a CDS encoding DUF1850 domain-containing protein, whose product MKHKYKLIFPIVILFIVAIAVTVWPNQVALTVTDGKTGRLIYVSPIEIEERFAIQFIHSIHKTPVYEEYYIDSELHMVLDQVTYESLGVGNPSAAEPGQTFMIEDGKYKISNINRKLPHLDLAIAPGVANHQLGIRDNWIPMTRLNPPGNWARLETKKVSFLTLWKGA is encoded by the coding sequence ATGAAGCATAAATATAAACTGATTTTTCCTATTGTAATTTTGTTTATTGTTGCTATTGCAGTGACTGTTTGGCCGAATCAAGTCGCGTTGACAGTTACAGATGGTAAGACAGGAAGATTAATCTATGTATCACCCATTGAAATAGAGGAGCGTTTTGCGATTCAATTTATCCATTCGATTCATAAGACACCTGTCTATGAAGAATATTATATCGATAGCGAGCTGCATATGGTTCTTGATCAGGTCACTTATGAATCACTTGGAGTGGGGAATCCATCCGCGGCTGAACCAGGACAAACCTTTATGATAGAGGATGGAAAGTACAAAATTAGCAATATTAATCGAAAGCTACCCCATCTTGATTTAGCGATAGCTCCAGGTGTCGCAAATCATCAATTGGGGATTAGGGATAATTGGATTCCGATGACGAGGCTAAACCCACCTGGGAATTGGGCGCGCCTTGAA
- a CDS encoding TAXI family TRAP transporter solute-binding subunit: MNKRKKSLVTMLVLTIVFSLFAVACGGGGNNAGQPSGETNDGAGEKLESLIIATGGSSGTYYPLGGSMAQLFQDHVIPASAQVTAASVANMRLLKDGEVDLAFTQGDIADYATKGTIMFEEGGAIDNIQAIASLYNETVQIIVPENSSIQTVADLKGKHVSVGEPGSGTEANAEQLLEVYGLTFDDLGKAERLSFGESTSHIQDGTVEAAFVTAGTPTAAVNELAATKGVRVIGLDDEHIAELIEKYPYYTEQAIAAGTYSGFDQDIKTVAVKAQLVVRAELDEALVYDLTKTLFDNLDAYKQGNHQKAEEITLEQALEGVSLDVHPGAAKYFEEKGIK, encoded by the coding sequence GTGAATAAGCGCAAAAAAAGTTTAGTTACAATGTTAGTATTAACAATTGTCTTCTCTTTATTTGCAGTAGCTTGCGGTGGAGGCGGAAATAATGCGGGTCAACCGTCAGGTGAAACAAATGATGGAGCAGGAGAGAAACTAGAATCCTTAATTATTGCGACTGGAGGAAGTTCTGGTACATATTACCCATTGGGTGGCAGTATGGCTCAACTTTTTCAAGATCATGTGATCCCGGCATCCGCTCAAGTAACAGCAGCGTCTGTTGCTAATATGCGTTTACTTAAAGATGGGGAAGTCGATCTGGCTTTTACACAAGGGGATATTGCTGATTACGCTACCAAAGGAACAATCATGTTCGAAGAAGGCGGAGCAATAGATAATATCCAAGCGATTGCTTCTTTATATAACGAAACGGTACAAATTATTGTCCCTGAAAATAGCTCCATTCAAACGGTTGCAGACTTAAAAGGTAAGCACGTTTCCGTTGGTGAGCCAGGCAGTGGAACAGAAGCAAATGCTGAGCAATTATTAGAAGTTTATGGTCTTACGTTTGATGATCTGGGCAAAGCGGAACGGTTAAGCTTTGGCGAATCAACCAGTCATATCCAAGATGGAACGGTGGAGGCGGCTTTTGTTACGGCTGGAACACCAACAGCTGCTGTAAATGAGCTTGCCGCGACAAAAGGGGTTCGTGTAATCGGTTTAGACGATGAACACATCGCGGAGTTAATCGAAAAATATCCATATTACACTGAACAAGCGATAGCAGCTGGGACTTACTCTGGATTTGATCAGGATATCAAAACCGTGGCTGTAAAAGCTCAACTTGTTGTTCGAGCGGAACTTGATGAGGCGTTGGTCTATGATTTGACGAAAACTCTTTTTGACAATTTAGATGCGTATAAGCAAGGAAACCACCAAAAGGCTGAGGAAATTACCCTTGAGCAAGCCCTAGAAGGTGTGAGTTTAGATGTTCATCCTGGCGCGGCCAAGTATTTTGAGGAAAAAGGGATTAAGTAG
- a CDS encoding DNA translocase FtsK, with product MRTIFQKLVNLLLGSDKSSDLVEQSKIEEFDYITRTEPRTEAEVRTKTIYPRVKDDAVEFRFPLIPDERETRPQTWETIHVNTTPDKHKQQLRREQRLTEVSHHQQDEDATSFVKNDQKEPFRPSKFFSPVYGANRPETELRGISEQQQRDDVLPNQILTDVKERRPVTDEIQVDSTESSQQAWGPLLEPSFEPSEGRSSLSIMFVDEPETKPVEESQSSSIPTESLFKTDKNIEVSADELSNDFAVLESSDIKYEKAVEEEVVPSVTKLAEVITFPKKESIVQQDEILQDQQNAIQPTNPINKEETNNRQATAISKWNPDSIERTPYEYPSFDFLNMEPIQLDDDQEYLDDQIEKLTVALESFNVNAQVVGVAKGPTVTRFELQPGLGVKVNKFTNLIDDIKLALAAKDIRMEAPIPGRSAIGIEVPNEQSSPVFIRSFLESEEFQSHESPLAVALGRDIGGKAIIGDLRKMPHGLIAGSTGSGKSVCINSILVSLLYKANPSDVRLILIDPKVVELAPYNHIPHLLTPVVTDPKQATAALKWAVEEMEQRYEKFAEAGARDIARYNVQAEQQQREKMPYILIVIDELADLMMVSPHDVEEAICRIAQKARACGIHLLVATQRPSVDVITGLIKANIPTRIAFAVSSQADSRTILDMGGAERLLGKGDMLYYPSGQAKPIRLQGNFVSDEEIEQVVDHVKSTHQVNYLIDKEELNRSANSVEDFEDELFEEALLFTIEQGQASSSSLQRRFRIGYNRAARLIDLMEAEGFVSGQSGSRPRDVLITMEQYEQVFT from the coding sequence GTGAGAACGATATTTCAAAAGTTGGTGAACTTACTGCTAGGTTCAGATAAATCCTCGGATTTAGTTGAACAAAGTAAAATTGAGGAGTTCGATTACATAACTCGTACTGAACCGAGGACAGAGGCGGAAGTTAGAACCAAGACGATTTATCCTAGAGTGAAAGATGATGCGGTTGAATTTAGATTTCCCCTTATTCCTGATGAAAGAGAGACGCGTCCGCAGACGTGGGAAACGATTCATGTTAATACGACTCCAGATAAACATAAGCAGCAGTTACGTCGCGAACAGCGGTTGACTGAAGTAAGTCATCATCAACAAGATGAAGACGCTACGAGTTTCGTTAAGAATGATCAAAAAGAGCCGTTCAGGCCATCTAAATTCTTTTCGCCCGTGTATGGGGCAAACCGTCCTGAAACTGAACTAAGGGGGATATCAGAACAACAACAAAGGGACGATGTTTTACCTAATCAAATATTAACGGATGTAAAGGAACGGCGCCCTGTAACTGATGAGATCCAGGTGGATTCAACTGAATCTTCGCAACAAGCGTGGGGACCCTTATTAGAACCTTCTTTTGAACCATCTGAAGGAAGGTCCTCTTTATCGATTATGTTCGTTGATGAGCCAGAAACAAAGCCTGTAGAGGAATCGCAGTCCTCATCTATTCCGACTGAATCATTATTCAAAACGGATAAGAACATAGAGGTATCAGCGGATGAATTATCGAATGATTTCGCGGTATTAGAATCATCTGATATTAAATATGAAAAGGCGGTTGAAGAAGAAGTCGTACCATCGGTCACGAAACTTGCGGAAGTTATCACTTTTCCAAAAAAGGAATCAATTGTTCAACAAGATGAGATTTTACAAGATCAGCAAAATGCGATTCAACCGACAAACCCAATTAATAAGGAAGAAACAAACAATAGGCAAGCAACTGCGATTTCAAAATGGAATCCAGATTCTATTGAGCGAACGCCTTATGAATATCCGAGCTTTGATTTTTTAAATATGGAACCGATTCAACTAGACGATGATCAAGAGTATCTTGATGACCAAATTGAAAAATTGACCGTTGCCCTGGAAAGTTTCAATGTTAATGCTCAAGTCGTTGGAGTAGCCAAAGGTCCAACAGTGACGCGTTTTGAACTTCAACCTGGCTTAGGTGTGAAAGTAAACAAATTTACAAATTTAATTGACGATATTAAGCTAGCTTTAGCAGCCAAAGATATCCGTATGGAAGCTCCGATTCCAGGACGATCAGCAATTGGTATAGAAGTGCCAAATGAACAGAGCTCGCCTGTATTTATTCGTTCGTTTTTAGAATCTGAGGAATTTCAGAGTCATGAATCACCCTTAGCGGTTGCATTAGGTCGTGATATCGGCGGAAAAGCAATTATTGGTGATTTACGAAAGATGCCGCACGGGTTGATTGCTGGTTCAACGGGATCAGGTAAAAGTGTTTGTATTAACTCGATACTCGTCAGTCTGCTTTATAAGGCGAATCCTTCCGACGTTCGTTTAATTCTGATTGATCCAAAGGTCGTGGAACTCGCGCCGTATAATCATATCCCTCATTTGCTAACCCCAGTCGTTACGGATCCCAAACAAGCGACGGCTGCATTAAAGTGGGCAGTGGAAGAAATGGAACAAAGATATGAAAAATTTGCAGAAGCGGGAGCTCGCGATATTGCTCGTTATAATGTTCAAGCGGAGCAACAGCAACGGGAGAAAATGCCTTATATTTTGATCGTGATCGATGAGTTAGCCGATTTGATGATGGTTTCGCCCCATGATGTTGAAGAAGCGATTTGTCGAATTGCCCAAAAGGCGCGCGCTTGCGGGATTCACTTACTGGTTGCGACACAACGTCCTTCTGTAGACGTGATTACAGGTTTAATCAAGGCAAATATTCCAACACGTATTGCTTTCGCCGTCTCTTCCCAAGCCGATTCAAGAACAATCTTGGACATGGGTGGAGCGGAGCGATTGTTAGGTAAGGGGGATATGCTATATTATCCAAGTGGGCAAGCAAAACCGATCCGCTTACAAGGAAACTTCGTTTCTGATGAAGAAATAGAACAGGTTGTTGATCATGTGAAATCAACGCATCAAGTGAACTATTTAATCGATAAGGAAGAACTTAATCGCAGCGCGAACAGTGTCGAAGATTTTGAAGACGAACTGTTTGAGGAAGCGTTGTTGTTTACGATTGAACAAGGTCAAGCATCGTCTTCCTCTTTGCAACGAAGATTCCGGATTGGCTACAATCGAGCCGCCAGATTAATTGACCTTATGGAAGCAGAAGGTTTTGTCAGCGGACAATCAGGCAGCAGACCACGCGATGTTTTGATTACGATGGAACAATATGAACAAGTATTTACCTAA